Proteins from one Mucilaginibacter jinjuensis genomic window:
- a CDS encoding DUF1295 domain-containing protein, giving the protein MDNNSVWFLVLVSLITCCVIMALVWLWAHKIKNAGVVDIFWSYNFPVIAVILLMLAPGFGTRKTMICAMVIIAGIRLGTHLAIRIISHIKEEEGRYQQLRKEWAPNAERKFFFFFQFQGISNVLLAIPFFLSVMNPKPELSIFEYAGFALWFISVTGETIADRQLAAFKKDLANKGKVCDIGLWHYSRHPNYFFEWLMWVAYFVFALGSPYGYLGVISPAIILYLLLKVTGIPATEEQSLRSKGEAFKRYQATTSVFVPWFRKR; this is encoded by the coding sequence ATGGATAATAACTCGGTGTGGTTCCTGGTGCTTGTAAGTCTGATAACCTGCTGCGTTATTATGGCACTGGTTTGGCTTTGGGCGCATAAAATTAAGAATGCCGGGGTGGTGGATATCTTCTGGTCGTACAATTTCCCGGTTATTGCTGTTATACTTTTAATGCTTGCCCCGGGCTTCGGTACCAGGAAGACGATGATCTGCGCTATGGTGATCATTGCCGGGATCAGGTTAGGCACGCATCTGGCAATCAGAATTATCAGCCACATCAAAGAAGAGGAAGGCCGTTACCAGCAACTCCGTAAAGAGTGGGCGCCCAATGCCGAGCGTAAGTTTTTCTTCTTTTTCCAGTTTCAAGGAATCTCTAATGTGCTGCTGGCCATCCCGTTTTTTTTGAGTGTGATGAACCCCAAACCCGAGCTATCGATATTTGAATATGCCGGTTTTGCGCTCTGGTTCATCAGCGTAACGGGCGAAACCATTGCTGATCGCCAATTGGCCGCTTTCAAAAAAGATTTGGCTAATAAGGGCAAGGTATGCGACATTGGGTTGTGGCATTACTCGCGCCATCCCAATTACTTTTTCGAATGGCTGATGTGGGTTGCTTACTTCGTATTTGCACTCGGTTCGCCGTACGGGTATTTGGGAGTGATTAGTCCGGCTATTATTTTGTATTTGTTGTTGAAGGTTACGGGCATCCCGGCTACGGAAGAGCAGTCTTTGCGCTCGAAAGGAGAGGCCTTTAAAAGATATCAGGCTACTACGAGCGTGTTTGTGCCGTGGTTTAGGAAACGTTAG
- a CDS encoding DUF1475 family protein, whose translation MITFLKILFSIVLVWMCYTVITTSINHSLFKEWNYLGSIAWMRATLWDFYANELVIYVWICYKEKNWALKILWLVLLFTLGSIGSCLFVLIQLFRLKPNEGLKEFFAKQNG comes from the coding sequence ATGATCACTTTTCTAAAGATTTTGTTCAGTATAGTACTGGTTTGGATGTGCTATACTGTGATAACTACGTCAATAAACCATTCCTTATTTAAGGAATGGAATTACCTCGGTTCTATAGCCTGGATGCGTGCTACTTTGTGGGATTTCTATGCCAATGAGTTGGTAATTTACGTGTGGATTTGCTACAAAGAAAAGAACTGGGCTTTGAAGATTTTATGGCTCGTTTTACTCTTCACTTTGGGCAGTATCGGCAGCTGTTTATTTGTACTCATCCAGTTGTTCAGACTGAAACCAAATGAGGGTTTAAAAGAATTTTTCGCGAAGCAAAATGGATAA
- a CDS encoding peroxiredoxin produces the protein MSWFTVYYIMTNKLNRLLLLLLLPFLMAATVKAQTKKHLEVGDPAPVFTLKDQDGKMFDMKSEIGKQILVIYFYPKDESMVCTKEACSFRDSFNDFTKAGAKVIGINSGTVASHKSFSEHYKLPFILLSDPDNKVLNQFKVKGMWFFSGRQTFVIGLDGKVAFQYSAMLEGKEHSDQALAYIKSQKQISRNQ, from the coding sequence ATGAGCTGGTTTACCGTATATTATATTATGACCAATAAACTTAACCGGCTTTTATTATTGCTGTTGTTGCCATTCTTAATGGCTGCGACAGTAAAAGCGCAAACTAAAAAGCATCTCGAAGTAGGCGACCCCGCACCTGTTTTTACGCTGAAAGACCAGGACGGCAAAATGTTTGATATGAAAAGCGAGATCGGTAAGCAGATTCTCGTAATCTACTTTTACCCGAAGGACGAGAGCATGGTTTGCACCAAAGAAGCCTGCTCATTCCGCGATAGTTTTAATGATTTTACCAAGGCGGGAGCTAAGGTTATCGGCATTAACTCGGGTACTGTGGCCAGTCATAAAAGTTTCAGCGAACACTATAAATTACCCTTCATTTTACTAAGTGATCCCGACAATAAAGTGCTCAACCAATTTAAGGTAAAAGGCATGTGGTTCTTCTCGGGGCGACAAACTTTTGTCATCGGGCTGGATGGCAAAGTTGCTTTTCAGTACAGCGCCATGCTGGAGGGTAAAGAGCATTCGGACCAGGCTTTGGCGTATATCAAATCTCAAAAACAAATAAGCCGCAACCAATGA
- a CDS encoding EamA family transporter translates to MWWIYALLSAFFAALTAIFAKVGIKGVDTNVATAIRTVIILIVAWGIVLFKGSQGSIGTLTRNNWIFIVLSGLATGLSWIFYFKALQLGEVSQVAPVDKLSVALAIVLSIVFLGEPLTWKNAIGALLIISGTLVLIF, encoded by the coding sequence ATGTGGTGGATATACGCGCTTCTCTCAGCTTTTTTTGCAGCCCTTACGGCTATTTTTGCCAAAGTAGGTATTAAAGGTGTTGATACCAATGTGGCTACTGCCATACGCACGGTTATTATTTTAATTGTGGCCTGGGGCATTGTACTGTTTAAAGGCAGCCAGGGTAGCATTGGTACTTTAACCCGTAACAACTGGATCTTCATTGTACTCTCCGGCTTGGCAACAGGTCTATCCTGGATCTTTTATTTCAAAGCCCTACAACTGGGCGAAGTCTCGCAGGTGGCACCGGTTGATAAACTGAGCGTGGCACTGGCCATTGTGCTATCCATCGTGTTTTTGGGCGAACCATTGACCTGGAAAAATGCGATTGGCGCACTGCTGATTATCAGCGGCACATTGGTGCTGATCTTTTAA
- a CDS encoding response regulator transcription factor, with the protein MKLLIIEDEQGLRESMQEYFTEAGNICESASDYPSAMAKVNMYRYDCILLDITLPGGNGISILKDLKAKGHTDGILIISAKDSLDDRLEGLDLGADDYLVKPFHLSELRARVAAIIRRKSYNGNNIMTFNEIEIDLQAKTVDVGKNPVKLTRKEYALLLYFIANKGKVVSKNAIAEHLWGDEFDMADNFDFIYSHIKNLRKKLVEAGSNDYIHAAYGMGYKFAE; encoded by the coding sequence TTGAAGTTACTGATTATTGAAGACGAACAGGGCCTGCGCGAAAGCATGCAGGAGTATTTTACCGAAGCCGGTAATATTTGCGAAAGCGCAAGCGATTATCCCTCGGCTATGGCCAAGGTAAATATGTACCGTTACGATTGTATTTTGCTGGACATTACCCTGCCAGGCGGCAATGGCATCAGCATATTGAAAGACCTGAAGGCCAAAGGGCATACCGATGGCATATTGATCATCTCGGCCAAAGACTCGTTAGACGATCGTCTTGAAGGCCTTGACCTCGGTGCCGACGATTACCTCGTTAAACCTTTTCACCTATCTGAATTGCGTGCAAGGGTAGCGGCTATCATCCGCCGTAAATCGTACAATGGTAACAATATCATGACGTTTAACGAAATTGAGATCGACCTGCAAGCCAAAACCGTCGACGTGGGGAAAAATCCGGTTAAGCTAACGCGTAAAGAATATGCCCTTCTATTGTACTTTATAGCCAATAAAGGCAAGGTAGTATCCAAGAACGCCATTGCTGAACACCTTTGGGGCGATGAGTTTGACATGGCCGATAACTTCGATTTCATTTATTCGCACATTAAAAATCTGCGTAAGAAACTGGTTGAGGCTGGCAGTAATGATTATATTCATGCCGCTTATGGCATGGGGTATAAATTTGCTGAATAG
- a CDS encoding sensor histidine kinase — protein sequence MRLLTKYNRINLITTVIVMLFTGIIYYQAVSIILTNQVDKDLLVEENEIFEHVRINHNLPEVYKSDDQQISFSPANGQTIVRRFIDTTYIDQKEKEPESGRGLISSVKVGNNNYQILVVESKVETEYLIRIIFSITIAVILLLVISLFVINRLTINRLWKPFYLILNNLRSFNITDKKNIPAVSSNTSEFNELNSAIATMSAKAKNDYQDLKAFTENASHELLTPIAVINSKLDTLLQTDIFNEQQSKLLSDLYESVSRLTRLNRSMLLLVKIENNLINDDQDINVKEVIEQLLAQFSEIYADKNIKVTINLADKYLHISKSLLEILLNNLLSNAIRHNVEHGYIDIWLNAQKLVIKNTGKNQALDSNDIFKRFNKSSHSEGTGLGLTISRQICENYGLGLNYQYDDPYHIMTISFKD from the coding sequence ATGAGGCTGCTTACCAAGTATAACCGTATCAATCTGATCACTACGGTGATCGTGATGCTTTTTACCGGGATAATTTATTACCAGGCAGTAAGCATTATCTTAACCAACCAGGTAGACAAAGACCTTCTGGTAGAAGAGAACGAAATCTTCGAACACGTTCGTATCAACCATAACTTACCCGAGGTTTATAAGTCAGACGATCAGCAGATCTCTTTTAGTCCGGCCAACGGCCAAACCATTGTCCGCAGATTTATTGATACCACTTATATTGATCAAAAAGAAAAGGAGCCCGAATCTGGCCGTGGCCTTATCAGTTCGGTAAAAGTGGGCAACAACAATTACCAGATACTGGTAGTTGAATCAAAGGTAGAGACAGAATATCTCATCCGCATCATCTTTTCTATCACCATTGCGGTAATATTACTTTTGGTGATCAGCTTGTTTGTAATTAACCGATTAACCATCAACCGCCTGTGGAAACCGTTTTACCTGATATTAAATAACCTGCGATCTTTTAATATTACTGATAAAAAAAACATCCCTGCCGTATCATCCAACACCAGTGAGTTTAATGAGCTCAACAGCGCTATCGCAACCATGTCGGCCAAGGCGAAGAATGATTACCAGGATTTAAAGGCCTTTACCGAAAATGCCTCGCACGAGCTGCTCACCCCTATCGCGGTCATCAACTCAAAGCTTGATACACTTTTACAAACTGATATTTTTAACGAACAGCAAAGTAAATTACTGAGCGATCTGTATGAATCTGTTTCGCGCCTTACACGCCTTAACCGCTCTATGTTATTGCTGGTTAAAATTGAAAACAACCTTATTAATGACGATCAGGATATAAACGTTAAAGAAGTTATAGAGCAACTATTGGCCCAGTTCAGCGAAATTTATGCTGATAAAAACATTAAGGTTACCATTAACCTTGCCGACAAATATCTCCATATCAGTAAATCGCTTTTAGAAATACTGCTCAATAATTTGCTCAGCAATGCCATCAGGCATAATGTAGAGCATGGCTATATCGACATCTGGCTTAATGCACAAAAACTGGTTATCAAAAATACCGGCAAAAACCAGGCTTTAGATAGCAACGATATATTTAAGCGTTTCAACAAATCGTCGCACTCAGAAGGTACCGGTTTGGGGCTCACCATTTCGAGACAAATTTGTGAAAATTATGGTCTCGGCTTAAACTATCAATACGATGATCCCTACCATATTATGACCATCTCTTTCAAAGATTGA
- a CDS encoding TolC family protein, with product MKYILSFILCLLLHNSLLAQTHTLDYYVNQSLTNSPLLKDLNNQILSSQLDSLKIKAGLKPQINGNGGGLYAPVIRGYGYATAITNGQSVDALISANKTFIGSGYLKSQYYALQLSRDSLGNIIHLNEQDLKKNVIAQYITAYGDLQQYKFNQEVVDLLSKEEDLLKRLTRSNVYRQSDYLTFLVTLQQQQLQLAQSRLQYKNDFALLNYLSGIRDTTFAELAEPAITKAILPGVNSSVFFKQYKLDSLRLNNSRKLIDYSYKPKLNIFADGGYNSDLSYQAYKNFGTSAGFSLIVPIYDGGLRKLQYKKLSLEEDTRLTYKAFFYNQYHQQIDQYTQQIAENEKLITQIKDQMRYTESLIKVDTELMRTGDLKISDLILAINNYLAVKNLYTQTTISRLQLINQFNYYNR from the coding sequence ATGAAATACATTCTAAGTTTTATTCTTTGTTTGCTGCTGCATAATTCATTATTGGCTCAAACCCATACGCTCGACTATTATGTAAATCAGAGCCTCACAAACAGTCCCTTACTTAAAGACCTGAATAACCAGATCCTGTCTTCGCAATTAGACAGCCTGAAGATAAAAGCCGGGTTAAAACCGCAGATCAACGGCAATGGTGGTGGCTTGTATGCACCGGTTATTCGTGGCTATGGTTATGCTACCGCAATTACCAACGGGCAAAGTGTAGATGCTTTGATAAGCGCCAACAAAACCTTTATCGGCAGTGGTTATCTTAAATCGCAGTACTATGCACTGCAACTATCACGCGATTCACTAGGCAATATCATCCACCTGAATGAGCAGGATTTAAAGAAGAATGTCATCGCCCAATACATTACTGCTTACGGCGATTTACAGCAATACAAGTTTAACCAGGAAGTAGTAGATCTGCTGAGTAAGGAAGAAGACCTACTCAAAAGGTTAACCCGATCTAACGTATACCGCCAAAGCGATTATCTTACCTTTTTGGTTACCCTGCAACAACAACAACTCCAACTGGCACAAAGCAGGTTGCAGTATAAAAATGATTTTGCCCTGCTTAACTATCTTTCTGGCATCCGCGACACCACGTTTGCCGAACTTGCTGAGCCTGCTATTACCAAAGCCATATTGCCCGGGGTTAACAGCAGTGTTTTTTTTAAACAGTATAAACTGGATAGCCTGCGCTTAAATAATAGCCGCAAACTTATTGATTACAGCTACAAACCCAAGCTTAACATTTTTGCCGATGGTGGTTATAATTCTGATTTGAGTTACCAGGCTTATAAAAACTTTGGTACCAGTGCAGGCTTTAGCTTGATAGTGCCTATTTATGATGGTGGCTTGCGCAAATTGCAGTATAAAAAACTAAGCCTCGAGGAAGATACCCGCTTAACCTATAAGGCGTTTTTCTATAATCAGTATCACCAGCAGATAGACCAGTATACGCAGCAGATTGCCGAAAACGAAAAGCTGATTACCCAGATTAAAGACCAGATGCGGTATACTGAAAGCCTGATTAAGGTTGATACCGAGCTAATGCGCACAGGCGATTTGAAGATCTCGGACCTGATACTCGCCATTAACAACTACCTGGCTGTGAAAAATTTGTACACACAAACCACCATTAGCCGCCTGCAATTGATCAATCAGTTTAATTACTACAACCGATAG
- a CDS encoding efflux RND transporter periplasmic adaptor subunit → MKFLNHNAFFKLSLALCIAVCLQACKGKADDAADEDAAVKSQTPVTVTTIGDTSLANYIDVNATSTYLQKNYVKANINGYIEKSNVQPGQYVTKGQLLFVLKTKEAQSIGNHISILDTTFKFTGINKIKASASGYITQLSHQSGDYVQDGEQLAIINEGSSFVFLLQLPYELRSTLANNKSLTLTLPDGEKLNAQVSSLMPAVDTASQAQSVVLRVNNNHPIPENLIARARLIKSEKNNTVSLPKAAVLANETQTEFWVMKLINDTTAIKVPITKGIETSDRTEILSPKFQPKDKIVVTGNYGLADTAKVKIVK, encoded by the coding sequence ATGAAATTTTTAAACCATAACGCATTCTTTAAATTATCGCTTGCACTTTGCATTGCGGTTTGCCTGCAAGCCTGCAAAGGCAAAGCCGACGACGCAGCGGATGAAGATGCCGCTGTAAAATCGCAAACACCGGTTACCGTTACAACCATTGGCGATACTTCACTGGCCAATTATATTGATGTAAATGCCACATCAACCTACCTGCAAAAAAACTATGTAAAGGCCAATATTAATGGCTATATAGAAAAAAGTAACGTACAACCGGGCCAGTATGTAACTAAAGGCCAGCTGTTATTTGTGCTGAAAACCAAAGAAGCGCAAAGCATTGGTAACCATATCAGCATTCTGGATACCACCTTTAAATTTACGGGTATCAATAAAATTAAGGCTTCGGCAAGCGGTTACATTACCCAGCTGAGCCACCAAAGCGGCGATTATGTGCAGGATGGAGAGCAACTGGCCATTATTAACGAGGGTTCGAGCTTTGTGTTTCTGCTGCAGTTGCCTTATGAACTACGCAGCACGCTTGCCAATAATAAATCGCTAACCTTAACCCTGCCCGATGGCGAAAAATTAAATGCCCAGGTAAGTTCATTAATGCCTGCTGTTGATACCGCATCGCAAGCCCAGAGTGTTGTACTGAGGGTAAACAACAACCACCCGATTCCCGAAAATCTGATTGCCAGGGCAAGGTTGATCAAATCGGAGAAAAACAATACGGTATCGTTACCAAAGGCAGCTGTTTTAGCCAACGAAACCCAGACCGAGTTTTGGGTAATGAAATTGATTAATGATACCACTGCCATTAAAGTGCCTATTACCAAAGGGATTGAAACCAGTGACCGCACAGAGATCCTTTCGCCTAAATTTCAACCCAAAGATAAAATTGTGGTGACCGGCAATTATGGCCTGGCTGATACCGCTAAAGTTAAAATTGTAAAGTAA
- a CDS encoding efflux RND transporter permease subunit has product MNGFNNFFISHRKPISLILAIIIMGGLFSYSKLQTSLFPEITFPKIKIIADEGLQPVNKMMVTVTKPLENAIKQVPDLQYVRSTTSRGSCEISAFMNWNADIDLSQQRIESAINQIKNDMPADVNVTVEKMNPSILPVSGYTLESHNLSPIELKQLATYTIKPFLSQVDGVSEIRVIGGKTKEYWLVLNQQKMSSLGLTPDIITTTLGQTNFIKSEGYLADYKMLYLTVTDATVSTAEQLGNMVISNKKRVIRLKDIADVQINPGIEYTKINANGHEGVLIAVIKQPNSNLVSLSAAMDQKVVELQKILPNGVTIKPYYVQADFVNESIKSVTDSLWIGLALAIIVAIIFLRSIKASATILITIPITLCLTLLILYAEGYTFNIMTLGAIAAAIGLIIDDAIVVVEQIHRTHEEHPDELTSHLLKKAIDYLFPAMVGSSISTIVIFIPFMLMTGVAGAYFNVMTNTMIITLVCSFFVTWIGLPVIYLLLTRPPKPGSQTAKKEEVHLVKRQKWVEFFILKPVISIIIMVGLIAVIVLIPSNLATGFLPDMDEGSIVLDYTSPPGTSLEETDRMLREIEKIIIKEPDVSAYSRRTGTQMGFFITEPNTGDYLIQLKKSHEKTTEEVISDLRGKIEASQPALRVDFGQVIGDMLGDLMTSTQPIEIKVFGDDQVKLQSLSKQIAAIVSGVKGTADVFDGIVIAGPSVSIEPHYSMLAQYNLNPTNLQYQVQSALEGNVVGNLFEKQQLSPIRIVYPNNRTLNVDGIKSLNVFLPNGKLIPITSLAKVELRSGDAEVNRENLQSMGVISARLDNSDLGTVMPAIQKGIAAKVSLPPGYHVSYGGAYAEQQQSFKELLIILVTSSLLVFCVILFLFKQFRIALIILVTSVLGIAGSFLALYLTGTPLNVGSYTGLIMIVGIIGENAIFTFWQFKQSAMETSVDDAIVYSISTRLRPKLMTALGAIIALMPLALGIGAGAQLHQPLAIAVIGGFLAALPLLLIVLPSMIRLFYKNHQFEKPLAK; this is encoded by the coding sequence ATGAACGGGTTCAACAATTTTTTCATTTCGCACCGCAAACCTATCAGTTTAATATTGGCCATTATTATAATGGGCGGTTTGTTTTCCTATTCAAAGCTACAAACCTCGCTTTTCCCCGAGATTACTTTCCCGAAGATTAAGATCATTGCCGATGAAGGCCTGCAACCCGTAAACAAAATGATGGTTACGGTTACCAAACCGTTGGAAAACGCAATTAAACAGGTACCCGATCTGCAATATGTGCGCAGTACCACCAGCCGCGGCAGCTGCGAAATTTCGGCCTTTATGAACTGGAATGCGGATATCGATTTAAGCCAGCAGCGCATCGAATCGGCTATTAACCAGATCAAGAATGATATGCCCGCCGATGTTAACGTTACTGTGGAGAAGATGAACCCATCTATCCTGCCGGTTAGCGGATACACGCTGGAAAGCCATAACCTATCGCCTATTGAATTAAAGCAATTGGCTACTTACACCATTAAACCTTTCCTGTCGCAGGTTGATGGTGTGTCCGAGATCAGGGTTATTGGTGGTAAAACTAAAGAATACTGGCTGGTGCTTAATCAGCAAAAAATGAGCTCATTGGGTTTAACGCCCGATATTATAACTACTACCCTGGGCCAAACCAACTTTATTAAATCTGAAGGTTACCTGGCCGATTACAAAATGCTGTACCTCACGGTTACCGATGCAACTGTATCAACAGCCGAGCAATTGGGCAATATGGTAATCAGCAATAAAAAGCGGGTAATACGCCTTAAAGACATTGCCGATGTGCAAATTAACCCGGGTATTGAGTACACTAAAATTAACGCCAACGGCCACGAAGGTGTTTTAATAGCGGTTATTAAACAGCCCAATTCAAACCTGGTATCACTCTCGGCAGCAATGGACCAAAAGGTAGTTGAGTTGCAAAAAATACTGCCTAATGGTGTTACCATTAAACCATACTATGTACAGGCCGATTTTGTAAACGAATCTATCAAAAGTGTAACCGATAGTTTATGGATCGGGTTGGCGTTGGCCATTATTGTGGCTATTATTTTCCTGCGTTCTATCAAAGCAAGCGCAACTATTTTAATAACCATACCAATTACGCTGTGCCTTACCCTGCTCATTTTATATGCCGAAGGTTATACCTTCAACATCATGACACTGGGCGCTATTGCAGCGGCCATCGGTTTAATTATTGATGACGCAATTGTAGTGGTTGAGCAAATTCACCGCACGCACGAAGAGCACCCCGATGAACTGACCAGTCATCTGCTTAAAAAAGCCATTGATTATTTGTTCCCAGCTATGGTGGGTTCATCTATCAGTACCATCGTAATCTTCATCCCTTTTATGCTAATGACGGGTGTGGCCGGTGCTTACTTTAACGTAATGACCAACACCATGATCATTACACTGGTGTGCTCGTTCTTTGTTACCTGGATAGGCTTACCGGTTATTTACCTGTTGCTAACCCGCCCACCCAAACCGGGTAGCCAAACTGCAAAGAAGGAAGAAGTGCATTTGGTTAAACGCCAAAAATGGGTGGAGTTTTTTATCCTGAAACCGGTGATCAGCATCATCATTATGGTGGGATTGATAGCAGTTATTGTGCTGATCCCATCAAACCTCGCTACCGGATTTTTACCTGATATGGACGAGGGTAGTATCGTGCTCGATTATACATCGCCTCCCGGTACTTCGCTAGAAGAAACTGACCGGATGTTACGCGAGATAGAAAAGATCATCATTAAAGAACCCGATGTATCTGCTTACTCACGCCGCACAGGCACACAAATGGGTTTCTTTATCACCGAACCCAATACGGGCGATTATTTGATCCAGCTGAAAAAATCGCACGAGAAAACAACAGAAGAAGTGATCAGCGATCTGCGAGGAAAAATAGAAGCTTCACAGCCTGCATTACGTGTCGATTTCGGACAGGTTATTGGTGACATGCTGGGCGATTTAATGACATCAACCCAACCCATCGAGATTAAAGTTTTTGGCGACGACCAAGTTAAGCTGCAATCGCTCTCGAAACAAATAGCAGCCATTGTAAGCGGCGTTAAAGGCACAGCCGACGTGTTTGATGGTATTGTAATAGCAGGGCCATCAGTAAGCATTGAACCGCATTATAGCATGCTGGCACAATACAACCTTAACCCTACCAACCTGCAGTACCAGGTACAATCGGCACTGGAAGGTAATGTGGTAGGTAATTTATTTGAGAAACAACAGCTTTCGCCCATCCGCATAGTTTATCCTAACAACCGCACATTAAATGTGGACGGTATAAAATCATTAAACGTGTTTCTTCCAAATGGAAAACTAATTCCGATAACCAGTCTTGCCAAAGTTGAGCTGCGTTCGGGCGATGCCGAGGTGAACAGGGAAAACCTGCAATCGATGGGTGTAATCAGTGCCCGTCTGGATAACAGCGATTTGGGTACGGTAATGCCTGCTATACAAAAAGGTATTGCAGCAAAAGTTAGCCTGCCACCGGGTTACCACGTTAGCTATGGAGGGGCTTATGCCGAGCAACAACAATCGTTTAAAGAGTTACTAATTATCCTTGTTACTTCAAGCTTGTTAGTATTCTGCGTGATCTTGTTTCTATTCAAACAGTTCCGCATTGCATTAATTATATTGGTTACTTCGGTGCTGGGTATTGCAGGCAGCTTTTTGGCCTTATACTTAACCGGCACACCGCTAAACGTGGGCAGCTATACGGGGTTAATTATGATTGTGGGGATCATTGGCGAAAATGCCATCTTCACCTTCTGGCAATTTAAACAAAGCGCTATGGAAACCAGTGTGGATGATGCCATTGTGTACTCTATCTCAACCCGTCTTCGCCCTAAATTAATGACAGCCCTGGGTGCTATTATAGCCTTGATGCCTTTGGCTTTGGGTATTGGCGCCGGCGCGCAGCTGCATCAGCCACTGGCTATTGCGGTAATTGGTGGCTTTCTGGCAGCTTTACCTTTGTTATTGATCGTTTTACCGAGTATGATCAGGCTGTTTTACAAGAATCATCAGTTTGAAAAACCCTTGGCTAAGTAA
- a CDS encoding YncE family protein: MKKISGGIAVLLATVLLPVALHAQTYVLDKKIALPGDGGYDYLSIDHVNNRLYVSHGTMVNVVDLATDQPVGMIDDMKGVHGIAIDNKHNKGFISDGKANAVVAFDLKTLKKITTIPVDAQGPDAIMYDPYSEKVFSFNGESNNSSVVDPVTLKQVGTVALGGGPEFAVPDGKGKIYNNLEDKSSLNVIDSKALKVLKTYSLAPCGGPTGLALDLKNSRAFSVCRENKGMSVVDINTGKVITTVPIGAGVDAVAYDTETKLVFVSNGDGTTTIIKQESADKYSVAQTLTTQVRARTMTLDPKTHKIYLSVAQYEAGTPRKVVPGTFNVLVYKMQ; this comes from the coding sequence ATGAAAAAAATTTCTGGCGGTATTGCCGTTCTGTTGGCTACTGTTTTATTACCGGTTGCCTTACATGCACAAACTTATGTGCTCGATAAAAAGATTGCCCTGCCCGGAGACGGCGGTTACGATTACCTGTCTATCGACCATGTGAACAACCGTTTATATGTATCGCACGGCACTATGGTTAACGTGGTTGACCTGGCTACCGATCAACCTGTAGGGATGATTGACGATATGAAGGGCGTACACGGTATTGCTATTGATAACAAACACAACAAAGGTTTCATCAGCGATGGTAAAGCCAATGCTGTAGTAGCTTTCGATCTGAAAACTTTGAAGAAAATAACTACCATCCCGGTTGATGCACAAGGCCCTGATGCTATTATGTACGATCCGTATTCTGAGAAAGTATTTTCGTTTAATGGCGAGAGCAATAATTCATCGGTAGTTGACCCGGTTACTTTAAAACAGGTTGGCACTGTTGCCTTAGGTGGCGGACCAGAGTTTGCCGTACCAGATGGCAAAGGCAAAATTTATAACAACCTCGAAGATAAAAGCAGCCTCAATGTAATTGATTCAAAAGCCTTAAAAGTGCTTAAAACTTACAGCTTAGCCCCTTGCGGCGGCCCAACAGGTTTGGCTTTAGATTTAAAAAACAGCCGTGCATTCAGCGTTTGCCGTGAGAATAAAGGTATGAGCGTGGTTGATATCAACACAGGCAAAGTTATTACCACCGTGCCTATTGGCGCTGGCGTTGATGCCGTTGCTTATGATACTGAAACCAAACTGGTATTTGTATCTAACGGTGATGGTACCACTACTATCATCAAACAGGAAAGTGCCGATAAATATAGCGTTGCACAAACCTTAACTACCCAGGTACGTGCACGTACTATGACTTTAGATCCAAAAACGCATAAAATATACTTAAGCGTTGCCCAGTATGAAGCAGGCACCCCGCGCAAAGTTGTACCCGGTACATTTAACGTACTGGTTTATAAAATGCAGTAA